GCACAGAGCGTAATATGATCGATTCAAGGagatgttattttattatgtagTGTTTATACCTTAGCTTATTTTGATTATGTTGGTATTGGATCTTTTTTTGTGGAGGAATGGCTTGGACATATATAGACAGCCACTTGGTTTGTCCCTGTTGGTAGTGAAGCTTGAGGGGCCAATGGCGTGTGTGAGATGGAATCTCCTACTCTTTAAATGCTATAGCTTGCGCTTGCATTTGGTAGACGTGAAATTCAAGGTATGTAAATGCAATTGATGAGGTTTTTAGAAGAAtgtttaaatcatttttttactattggTTTATGTAATAGATTTGTCTTTCTTTTGGTAGGACCATGACCTAATTATCACTCATGTTAAACCATGAGTAGTAAATTTAAACAGTGAATTCCTTCTTAACATCCACTTTTTACCTTCAAATAACCCTCCACTTCCCCATTTTTCACACGCTCGTTTTACTGGTTGAAATGTTAATACGTACCATTCACTTATTCGCGCATGTTAAAGTATTGTACTCCCTTTCATAATGACAAACCAAATACTATGGCATTTCAGAGTATTGTCATCTGCACACAGAGTAAAGATTTTTTGGTTCGACATTATTTGGGAGGcaagaatttgaacttttaactTGTGGGTATGTCTATGCACTTTAACCTTTTACTTATTCGTCGGTTTGTCAAACCTTAACCATGTGAGACTTTAACACAACCAAAAATCTTTGGCGGCTTGATCCCATGGTGTATCAGGTGACAATcttattcataaataaaatattagtttctGTATGTCGGATTAGTAcgaaaatttgaatctttaaTAGTACATATGCCTTAACTTCTCACTGGTTTGCCCAATAGTTTATTACATAATCCTCTAAAGTTGAATCCAATCAGAGGGTAGAAAAAGCAACAGTAATATGTTGGGGTGAAAAGGTAGAGTGggtaagaaaattttgattagaCGAAGCAATGATGCTGTCTTGGATTCGGAGTAAAGTCGTCTACTAAATTAACAGTTccttaatgatattttttagagttatttaaaaagtttataaagatattattgaaacttttaaaaatttaaagatattttaagacaataccattttaaaagtattattattaatttattctttgttttttagtataaaaatataaaaaaaatatatttatcactctttgttttgatataataaacatgctgtaaactataattatgTTTCCATTTTCATATAAAGTAACTGTCTCTTTAAATGGAATAACATatctccatttattttaatttttcaaccttgataatccaaatcttaaataaataaatatatcacaaattgatatcatttctctaagtttctttttttttttttttttttttttttttttttttttttttttttttttttttttttttttttttttttttttttttttttttttttNtttaaaaaaaactgaattcataataatagaatattatataaattttaattaatatataaaatattgtcgAAATTATACAGCCCCTAAAGCATCCTTTTattgcatatatatatatatatatatatatatacacacacaaagGCCCCACTCCCAGTAAATGCCATTACTTCACTTTGAAGACCAATCAACAACGCCCTGCCAACACGACCTGACCCATATCGACAGATCCTTTCCCTTTCTTGAACAAATTTTTGTGTTCCTCTTGCCATCGCCATGTTACACGATCGGTAGGGGACAGATTCTGGCGACCAAAAATGGGGAATTGTGTTCTTATTCGTAGAGACCAAAAATCTGACCCCAAATTCAAGTGGTCGGTCGGTTCCGGTGCGCTCGTCAATGTCCGTGTGCCGATCCCGACCGAGCTCGACCAAGCCAACGGCAGGCTCTGTTCCAGTCCGCCGTCTTCTCATCTTCCCAGCTCGCCTGAATTCGGTTCGATTCCAACCCCctctttgattttgttcttgatttttaagtGATTAATGCAATTTTGTACTTGATTttaagtgattttgaaatatgGATTAAAATTAATGCAGGTAAGGGCGATGAGATGTTCTTCGATTCTCAGGCTTGGTTGGATTCTGATAACGATGATTTCTTCAGCGTTAACGGAggttagaattttaaaaacttccaTTAGTTTGATTTATGTGAAATTCATGTTAataatcacgaacctccacaatggtatgatattgtcattttgaACCTAAGCCTCAACAATTTTGATCTTGGCTTGTTGTTTATGAGCAGATAACACGCCGTCGTGCAGCAGCACTCCGATATGGCGTCCGAACGCCGTCGAGACGCCGGCGGTGGAGCCATCGCCGGAGGGAACGAAGAAGCTGCTAATTGAGCTGTTTCGCGAGAGCTTTGATAGCGAGCATGGAAGAACAATTGGGACTGCAACGAGTAATGGTCACATTGGGGTGGTGATTATGGaaggtaataataataataatagcaaGCCAAATTGTGGCGGGCGTTCAAGATCGGTGAAAGGGAAATCGGCGCAGTCCACGGCGTGGTGCATTCCGGTTCCGAAATTGGCGCGGAGTCTCAGCCTTAGCGACAAAAAGAAGAGGCTGCTCAGCCCTTGCCGCGGCGGTGGACCAGTGCACCCTTGAGCCCGTTGTTTTCCTTGTGAATCTGTATGTAAACTACTGGACTGGGAATGGTTTTGAACTCTATaagatttatgtttttttttcttcaaatggTTTTAATTAGATTTATCTTTTATCTCTTTAATTTTGGTCCAATTAAATTGTActtaacattaaataataaataattgttgttttaatacattctttcaaattttaaaaatactaaattaataaaaaaaatatttatactcagatttatctcaaaaaatacttataagatttattttttactaacCCTATTactaaacttttttaaaaattcaaaattactcTTACCATTAGTactgtgtttaaaaaatactcataatattttactatttttcaaatttatacgGAACAAgattcacaaaatttattacCGTAGTGTATGGACTAAAATGATCTATCAACATCGTGTatagattaattttaaactttttaatgttacttttaaaagtcAGAGTGTACTAAGAAATGTGATACTAAtggtaagatttttttttcttcccgtcagtttaaggtattttttaagttttttaaaaataattaggagTTGATTaagttttatatttgaaagtttgaaggtatttttaaaacaatcaaaacttttgaaaattgtatttttgaaaataaacattaacggctttcatctaaaactaacggtaacaatatttttaaacttatttttaatttaagggtattattaaaattttaaaaaaattgaaagatatattttttttagacaaaaatacaccattaaatatttttattaatttagccttagtttaaaaataataataaaaaaaaaaactcttccCTTCAAAATACATTGAGCtatcaatttattataaattttaaaaagaaatatccCAAAATGAATTAAGAATTAGCAATAcgggaatatatatattatttatttattgtttttgtttatgtaaaaagaatttatcaacaaatttaattatttttataaaataaatccataatttttattttcataacgAGCCCGGTTACAGGATATTGAAGCAGATTGTATGGGCCTGGATCTTGGGCCGC
This genomic window from Cucurbita pepo subsp. pepo cultivar mu-cu-16 chromosome LG01, ASM280686v2, whole genome shotgun sequence contains:
- the LOC111801452 gene encoding uncharacterized protein At3g27210-like, whose protein sequence is MGNCVLIRRDQKSDPKFKWSVGSGALVNVRVPIPTELDQANGRLCSSPPSSHLPSSPEFGKGDEMFFDSQAWLDSDNDDFFSVNGDNTPSCSSTPIWRPNAVETPAVEPSPEGTKKLLIELFRESFDSEHGRTIGTATSNGHIGVVIMEGNNNNNSKPNCGGRSRSVKGKSAQSTAWCIPVPKLARSLSLSDKKKRLLSPCRGGGPVHP